The Rouxiella sp. WC2420 region GCCGTCGCAAAAGGATATTGTTTGAATACTTCGCCGTTAGTCGGGTTGCGAGAAAATGCGCCGCTTAGCCCGGCGGTTGAATGAGTTTTCGTCATTGAATGGGTCATTTAAGCCACCTGTATGTTTAGGATTAATGCTATCTGGGGTTAATCCTAAACTTGTGTAAGATTTTTTAAAAATGAATAATAATGAACATTATCGTCTCATTTTGAGAAGGTTTTTGGAGGATGTATGGATCTGACTCAACTTGAAGTTTTCACCACTGTGGCTGAAGAAGGCAGTGTTACCGCCGCCGCCGAAAAACTGCATCGCGTACCTTCTAATATTTCCACCCGTATCAAGCAGTTGGAAGAAGAGTTGGGCACGCTACTGTTTCATCGCGAGAAGCTGCGCCTGCATATTTCCGACCCAGGGAAGACCTTTCTCGGCTACGCAAAACGCATTCTGGCGTTGGCAGAAGAGGCCAAACAGAGTGTTTCCGGGCAGAAACCCAGCGGAATTTTCACTCTGGGTGCGATTGAAAGCTGTGCCGCAGTGCATATTCCTCCCGTGTTGGCGCGCTATCACCAGGCCTATCCCGACGTTGAACTGGACCTTTCCACCGGCCCGTCTGGCGATATGATCGACGGCATGCTGTCCGGCCAATTTAGCGCCGCTTTTGTCGATGGTCCGCCAAAGCATCCGGAAATCGAAGGCGTTCCTGCGTTTAACGAGGAGATGGTACTCATTTCGGCACTCAATCATCCCAATGTCACCCGAGCGCGCGATATTTCTGGCTCAACAATCTATGCCTTCCGCGCCAACTGCTCCTATCGGCGTTTATTTGAAAACTGGTTCGCTCAGGACGACGCGGTTCCGGGAAAGATCTACGAAATGGAGTCCTATCACGGCATTGTTGCCTGCGTTACAGCCGGTGCAGGTCTGGCGCTGGTGCCTGCCAGCATGCTTGAAACCATGCCCGGCAAAAACGGCGTCAAGGTTTACCCGCTGGGCGATGAAATGGGCAAAATTAAAATCTGGCTAATGTGGCGCAAAGGAACTGTCTCGGCCAATCAAAAAGCCATGACCGCTCTGCTAGAGGCGATGCGCGCCTGACAGATACATCTACAAACAACTGGTAACGTCTGGTTGCTTGAACACGGCCCCCACTCAATATAAGTTATGTTATAACATATCAATTAAAAACAATTGACCGATATGTACAATGATAACTTTATTATTAAGGGGTTAGGATGAAAGGTAAGTTAAGCGTTTTAGCGGCGATGGCCATGATGTCGATTTACACAGGTGAAGCTTTTGCAGCACCCGTTCTGCATGCCATCGGTGTGGAAAACCAGTATGCCGATGTGATTGCCCAGATTGGCGGTAAATATGTCGCTGTAACAGCTATTGAAACAGACCCCAATACCGATCCGCACACCTTTGAAGCCAGCCCTAAAATCGCCGCAGAAATTGCTCGCGCCGATTTGGTGGTCAAAAATGGCCTTGGTTATGATGCCTGGACCGACAAATTTCTCGCCGCAGCACCCAACGCATCGCGTAAAGTGATCGACGTACAGCAACTGCTGCAACTGCCTGATAACACGCCTAATCCACACCTGTGGTACAAGCCTGATGTGATGCCCGTGGTCGCTAAAAAGATTGCCGCCGACCTAAGCGCGGCCCTTCCCGCCGAGAAAGACTATTTCGAAGCCAATGCCAAAAAGTTTGACCAATCGCTGGCACCGTGGCGCGCCGCGTTGGCAAAACTGAAAAGCCAATACCCAGACAGTGAAGTTGCGGTTACCGAACCGGTCGGCGATTATCTGCTGCAGGCGGCAGGCCTGAAGATTGCTACGCCATTTAATCTCGAAGCTGCCATCATGAACGGCACCGATCCGGCTCCGCAGGATGTTACCGCGCAAAATGCCCTGTTCGCCGACGGTCAGCTCAAAGTGTTTATCTATAACCAGCAGGTCACTGATCCGCTGACCGCTTCTTTCCTCAATCAGGCCAAAGACCATCAGATTCCAATTGTCGGGGTTTATGAAACCATGCCAACGCCGGGCTATCACTATCAAAGCTGGATGCTGGCGGAAACCAACGCGCTGATTAAGGCTTTGCAGGCTAAAACCTCCACCGAAAGCCTGATGGTAAAACAGTAAGATGGGCTTCGAAGACGGCGGCGTATTGACCGCAAAAAATCTCAGCGTGCGCTTTTCAGGCAAAACGGTGCTGGACCAGGTGAGCTTTAGCCTTCGAGCCGGTGAGTTTTGCGGTTTGATTGGTTCAAACGGCTCGGGAAAAACCACTCTGCTTCGCTCGTTGCTTGGTTTTCAGCCGCTGGAAAACGGGCAAGTAATGATTGATGGCAAAGCCGGTAAAGCTGGGCTTGGCTCAGTGGGTTATGTTCCGCAAAAAATAATGCTCGACGCTGAAATCCCTTTGCGCGCCAGAGATTTGGTTGCATTGGGATTAACCGGTAAACGTCTGGGATTAGGCTCGTTTTCGCGCAACACAAAGCAACAGGTTGATAGCATGCTGCGCGAGGTCGGTGCCGAGTCTTTTGCCGACATGCGCATTGGCAATCTCTCTGGCGGCCAACAACAGCGCGTACTGATCGCTCATGCCTTGATCCGCCGTCCTCGTCTCTTATTGCTCGATGAACCCTTGGCTAATCTCGATATTCGCAGCGTCTCTGAAATAGTGGCGCTTTTGCGCCACCTTTCTCGCGTGCATCAGGTTACTGTCCTGCTGTCAGCGCATGATATGAATCCGCTGCTGTCTTCGATGGATAGCATTGTTTATCTGGCTAACGGTCATGCAGCCAGTGGTAACACCGATGAAGTGGTACGCAGCGAGGTATTAAGCAAACTTTATGGCCATCCGATTGAAGTGTTACGCGTGATGGATCGCGTACTGGTTATTGCGGGTAATGCACAAAGCAACCCCTGCGCCCTTAATTTAGCCCCCGATAGTCTGATAAAAGTCTGATTTTTTCATGAAAACCCTGATGAATTTGTTAGTAGAACCTGGTTTTTTCACCAGTGCGCCCGTGCAAACCGCGCTCATTGTTGGCGGCGGAACCGCTATCGTCTCAGGCGTGGTGGGCGTTTTCACGGTGATCCGCGGTCAGTCTTTTGCCGGCCATGCATTGGCGGACGTCAGTAGCGCAGGCGGCGCACTGTCTTTTCTGCTCGGCATCAATCCGCTGATCGGGCTGTTAGGCATGGCCTTGGTGGCGGCAATCGGTATGGAAATGATCGACATCCGCCGAGCTCGCGAACGCGATTTAATGACGGGAATTGTCTTGGGCGCGGGATTAGGGCTGTCTGCCCTGCTGCTGTATTTTGACGTGACAACCCACAGCACTACCGGCGCGGCCATCACTGTAATGTTTGGCTCAATGTTTGCCATTCCGCCGGCAATAATCCCTTTGGCTCTGAGTCTGGGCGGCGGCGCGCTGCTGGCGATTTTTGTCATTTATCGCCCTTTGTTACTCAGTTCTCTGGATAAGGAACTGGCCGAGGTCATGGGGATTAACACTCGGCGGCTGGCAATGTTTTACCTGATGCTGTTATCGCTGGCGGTGACGTTGGCGGCGATGACGGTGGGCGCGGTTTTATCGACCGCCTTGCTGATAGGTCCGGCAGCTACGGCGTTACGACTCACCAAAAGGCCGCTAAGTGCCATGCTGGCGGCAGTAATTATTGGCCTCGTCGCCACTTGGGGCGGCATCCTGCTGGCATATAACAGCTATTACTGGACGCCGGGCCATGGTTGGCCAGTCAGTTTTTTCATCGTTGCACTGATTTTTGTCGCCTACCTTGCAGCGACGCATCTTATTCGTATCAAAGGGCGCTGAAATGTTTTCCAGTTTTATGATCAACACCTGGATAGTGGTGACGCTGGTTGCCGTAGTCGCCGGGCTGGTAGGTTTTTTTATCGTACTGCGCGGCGCTTCCTTTGCCGCTCACGCCCTGCCGCTAGGCACTTTTCCGGGTGCCGCGCTGGCTGGCTTGCTGGGTATCAACAGTTTTATTGGCCTAATAGTCTTTGCCGGTGTCGGTGTGGCGGGCATTAATCAGCTGGCTAAAAATGGCCGTCACGAGGTCGCAACGGCACTGACATTGGTGATGCTGTTAAGTTTGGGAACGGTGTTTCTCAGCATCGGCAGCCAGTATTCTCAACAGGTTTATGCGCTGCTGTTTGGCGAGGTATTGGGTGTCAGCCGCGCAGAACTGCTGCCGGTTGCGGCAATCAGCATTCTGGCAACAGGATTGACCGTGCGTCTGTTTTATCCACTGATCCTCAGCTCGGTTTCTGCAGAATTAGCCGACGTACAGGGAATTTCGGCTAAAAAAATGGAGCTGTGGTTCCTGGCAATTCTGGCGTTGGCCACTGCAATGGCACTGCCGGTTGTTGGCGCTTTGCTGGTTTTCAGCCTGATGGTAGGGCCCGCAGCGGTAGCGCGGACGCTGATTTCTCGTCCGGTCCCGGCGGTGCTGCTGTCAGTCGCCATCGCCCTGTTTACTGTCTGGCTGGCCATTGCTCTTTCCTATGAGACCAACTGGCCGGTAGGATTTTTCGTCGGCGGCTTTGGTGCCTTGTTTTACGCCTTAGCCAAGGGTTGGCAGGCGTTCAGGCGCGGCGGGAAATAGCCTATAGTCGTCATTTCGACGCCCTTCCTGCCTTCAGAAAGAGCGTCGATCCATGATTACTGGACTTCTTCGTGGAATGCGGCGGTACGTTTTTTCCAGTAAGCCGAGGTGCGGAGCGCGTTGGCATCATGGCCCTTTTCCTCAACAAAGATATTGCGCAATGCCTTGATAATTGAAGCCTCGGCAGCACACCATACAAAACCTTCACCGGCGGCAAGCTGATGCTGACTGGCCCAGTCGGTCAGCTGCTGTGCATTTTCTACCCAGATAATTTCTGCCTCGGCCTGAGTCGGGAACTCGCGGCGATCGCCAGCATCCTGAGCCAGAGCCACCACCGTGACACGAGCACCGGCAGGCAACTCTTCCAGACGGCGCGAAATAGCCGGAAACGCGGTTTCATCCCCCAACATCAACTGCCACTGATAGTCCATCGGGATCACCCGCGAGCCACGTGGCCCGGCAATGTAGGCTTTGTCACCAGCTTTAACATTCTCTGCCCACTCATTGACAGGCCCTTCCCCGTGCATCGCAAATTCAATCACCAGCTCTTGCTTGGCGTTATCGTAAAAGCGTGGCGTGTAATCGCGCATTACTGGTTGATCAGCTTGAGGATTAACAATGAATTTTATATGGTCATCGAATGAAGCGCTGATAAAATCCGCCAGCGACTCACTCTTGAAAGTAATACGCTTAAAACCTGGGCTAATTTGTTCCACGTTTACCACGTCGAGCGTGCGTCGTTTTATCTCGTGCATGACTAGCTGCACGCGGCTGGTAGAGGTGTTGTCGGTCATGGTAAGGTGTTCCACTTGGTTGATAATATCAACAATCTAAATGAGAATAGGAGACATTGTCAACTAATGAGTCATTCGCATAACGACGATGTGCTTTGGGTAATGCATATGATTATGCATCGCTATCGTGCAAAACAGTTCGAATTGCTGCGCGATGGTAATTACGACATCACCCAAATGGAAGCCAAAGTGATGAGCTATGTTGGGCGTCATCCCGGCGCGCCTCAGGGTGACTTACAGCGTTTTATGGAACGCGATAAGGCCCAGTTGACTCGATTGATCAAAGGCTTAAGAGATAAAGGCCTGCTGACTAGTTGTATGGACACTAAAGACCGTCGCAGTTTGCGCCTGACATTGACTGAAGCCGGATTAGAGATTCGAAAAATCATGCAGCAGCAGGGGCAAGAACTTAATCAGTTAGGAATTAGTAGTTTAAGCGAAGAAGAGCATCAGCAGTTATTGAGCCTGGTGCATCGTGTTTACGATAACTTCAAGCAGGAATAATCCCTATCCGTTGTGAAGATTGCAGGCATAAAAAAACCTATGACTCAAAAGTCATAGGCTCCACAAAGTGGGATTAAAATCACATTCGACAAGACCGGGGGAGATCTCAACTTTACTGCTCTTACTTCAGGAGAAAATCATCATACTGTTGTGAATCCCTTCACAGCGAACCGTTAGCACAGTTCATTCCAATAGCTGCGACGTAGTAATCGCTGATATTGACTATTTCTGGCGATACCAGGAAGGGTCAATATTTCCGAGTTCAATGCCATATAACGATCCTGTTACAAGAAGCGATTCAACCAAGCGTGAACTGTCTGCTGTAGACTGAGAAAAGAAAGTAGCAGAACATCGACGTTTAATTCCTTGCCATAAAGATTTGGCAGATAAATATTGGGTCATTGTTCACTCCTTATCAGATTATCGTTTGGGGCAATCCCCGTTCAGTGAAATCAGTTAACCAAGAAAAATGGGCCAAGAGAAATATTCCTTTTAACTTTGCTTATCAGGAAAATTGCATTTGCGACTTTTTAAACAGTATGCGAACTTAGCTTGGCACGCCGTATTAACACAACACACTGATTTTAAAAGCATATAATTAACACATGCCTTTAGCCATAATAATTCACATTGTGAATAATAATGTCCAACTAATAAAGGCATTCTAATAAAAATACGTCTCTACTCATTAAGGAGTAATAAATGCTCAATAGTATTAACTCGTCTCTGGCTGCGCAAAACGCAATGGCCGAGATAATCCCCCAGCGCCCTATTCCTTCAATAGTCGACCAAATAGGTATTCTTAACAACCCACGGATTTTGTTAAGTAATTACGTTAAAACCCTTGAACTGGCCATGGCTAAATATGGTGAACATCAGACTTTTACAACCTTAAGCTGCTTGAAGGAAATAAAAAAGGCGCAGACAGTGGAACGCTGTAATACCAGGCGCAACAGGCTGGCTAGAGTTAATAATCAATTAAATGGAGATTTAAGAACTTTTAGAAATACCGCACTTAAAGAAACCCCACAGTTTATCGACCATCTCGGCTATGGGGACCTCAACATGGCGGGAATTCAGCTTGAGCAAGATGATATTATCTGCCGGGGAAATATAGATGCCCTTGATGCTCTTGCGTCATCCTATCCCCCTGTATTTCATGCAACTAAAAAGCAAATGGTAGCGAACTGCAAGAAGTTACACCACGTCAACCAGCGACGGGTAAGGCTTATCAACACCACGGGTTAATAGCATTGATCGTCTCATCTTGCGCCTAATAATATTCATCAGAGTACAAGTCAGAAACTCGCGAGAAATAGTGAAAGGAAACAGGATTAAACCGTATCTTTATGATCTGCTTACGGCGATTAATCATAGCAATGTCAAAAATTTCGTCTTGCCCGTCGAGATAAAAATAGCCCTTTGCGATTATTTATCGTCAAGGGCTATCCAGACAGTTTTTCCTGGGAGAGAAAAATTCATATCAGAATAATTTAGGAAACTATTATCTAAATTTACCTATTAATAGAAAGATTAATTAATTTCTCAATTTCAGGAAAATAGAATATCCGCATAATATCGTTTAGCGACATCGGGATGCGACCGCAGCCTGCCTTTAAGGTAATTCCAGCCCACATCGCGCAATAGTGGGTTTTGTGGACTGCTCTCTGGCCCATTTGCCTGAGAAGCCAACTCCGCAGGTAGCTGAAACACAGGAATAACTGCATCCAGTCGCGCCCCAAGGAAGAAGGCCAAAGACAGCCGTTCGTTGCCGGTTGAAGGCGCTAAAACCCGGTGCACCGTGGCACGCAAATAGCCGTTAGTCGCTAACTCCAGCAATTCGCCGATATTCACCACAAAGGCACCTTCAATAGGCAAAACATCCACCCAGCGGTCTTTTTCGACTTCGACCTGCAATCCCTTCTGCTTGTCTTGCAGCAGAAATGTCAGAAACCCAGAATCCTTATGAGCGCCAACGCCTTGATTGCTCTCATTATCTCCCCGCCCAGGATAGCGTATCAGTTTGATATGCTCATTAGG contains the following coding sequences:
- a CDS encoding LysR substrate-binding domain-containing protein, giving the protein MDLTQLEVFTTVAEEGSVTAAAEKLHRVPSNISTRIKQLEEELGTLLFHREKLRLHISDPGKTFLGYAKRILALAEEAKQSVSGQKPSGIFTLGAIESCAAVHIPPVLARYHQAYPDVELDLSTGPSGDMIDGMLSGQFSAAFVDGPPKHPEIEGVPAFNEEMVLISALNHPNVTRARDISGSTIYAFRANCSYRRLFENWFAQDDAVPGKIYEMESYHGIVACVTAGAGLALVPASMLETMPGKNGVKVYPLGDEMGKIKIWLMWRKGTVSANQKAMTALLEAMRA
- a CDS encoding metal ABC transporter solute-binding protein, Zn/Mn family, translated to MKGKLSVLAAMAMMSIYTGEAFAAPVLHAIGVENQYADVIAQIGGKYVAVTAIETDPNTDPHTFEASPKIAAEIARADLVVKNGLGYDAWTDKFLAAAPNASRKVIDVQQLLQLPDNTPNPHLWYKPDVMPVVAKKIAADLSAALPAEKDYFEANAKKFDQSLAPWRAALAKLKSQYPDSEVAVTEPVGDYLLQAAGLKIATPFNLEAAIMNGTDPAPQDVTAQNALFADGQLKVFIYNQQVTDPLTASFLNQAKDHQIPIVGVYETMPTPGYHYQSWMLAETNALIKALQAKTSTESLMVKQ
- a CDS encoding metal ABC transporter ATP-binding protein, which translates into the protein MGFEDGGVLTAKNLSVRFSGKTVLDQVSFSLRAGEFCGLIGSNGSGKTTLLRSLLGFQPLENGQVMIDGKAGKAGLGSVGYVPQKIMLDAEIPLRARDLVALGLTGKRLGLGSFSRNTKQQVDSMLREVGAESFADMRIGNLSGGQQQRVLIAHALIRRPRLLLLDEPLANLDIRSVSEIVALLRHLSRVHQVTVLLSAHDMNPLLSSMDSIVYLANGHAASGNTDEVVRSEVLSKLYGHPIEVLRVMDRVLVIAGNAQSNPCALNLAPDSLIKV
- a CDS encoding metal ABC transporter permease → MNLLVEPGFFTSAPVQTALIVGGGTAIVSGVVGVFTVIRGQSFAGHALADVSSAGGALSFLLGINPLIGLLGMALVAAIGMEMIDIRRARERDLMTGIVLGAGLGLSALLLYFDVTTHSTTGAAITVMFGSMFAIPPAIIPLALSLGGGALLAIFVIYRPLLLSSLDKELAEVMGINTRRLAMFYLMLLSLAVTLAAMTVGAVLSTALLIGPAATALRLTKRPLSAMLAAVIIGLVATWGGILLAYNSYYWTPGHGWPVSFFIVALIFVAYLAATHLIRIKGR
- a CDS encoding metal ABC transporter permease, giving the protein MFSSFMINTWIVVTLVAVVAGLVGFFIVLRGASFAAHALPLGTFPGAALAGLLGINSFIGLIVFAGVGVAGINQLAKNGRHEVATALTLVMLLSLGTVFLSIGSQYSQQVYALLFGEVLGVSRAELLPVAAISILATGLTVRLFYPLILSSVSAELADVQGISAKKMELWFLAILALATAMALPVVGALLVFSLMVGPAAVARTLISRPVPAVLLSVAIALFTVWLAIALSYETNWPVGFFVGGFGALFYALAKGWQAFRRGGK
- a CDS encoding siderophore-interacting protein, which codes for MTDNTSTSRVQLVMHEIKRRTLDVVNVEQISPGFKRITFKSESLADFISASFDDHIKFIVNPQADQPVMRDYTPRFYDNAKQELVIEFAMHGEGPVNEWAENVKAGDKAYIAGPRGSRVIPMDYQWQLMLGDETAFPAISRRLEELPAGARVTVVALAQDAGDRREFPTQAEAEIIWVENAQQLTDWASQHQLAAGEGFVWCAAEASIIKALRNIFVEEKGHDANALRTSAYWKKRTAAFHEEVQ
- a CDS encoding MarR family winged helix-turn-helix transcriptional regulator is translated as MSHSHNDDVLWVMHMIMHRYRAKQFELLRDGNYDITQMEAKVMSYVGRHPGAPQGDLQRFMERDKAQLTRLIKGLRDKGLLTSCMDTKDRRSLRLTLTEAGLEIRKIMQQQGQELNQLGISSLSEEEHQQLLSLVHRVYDNFKQE